Genomic DNA from Garra rufa chromosome 18, GarRuf1.0, whole genome shotgun sequence:
ttagccatgcatattactagtaatagtttttaggatcattattccagtcacatgatgcttcagaaatcattcttgtattttgatttgctgatttttttaaaaaaaagagagtTCAGaggaaaagcatttatctgaaaaatcttttgtaatattatacatgtTATCACCACACTTTTTAACAGTTTTAAACATCCTTGCtaagtaaaattaattaataaagtaaaaaaaaaacaagcttttgaatgttatgCTGTTACATggatattacaaaagatttttttttttttcagataaatgctgatctttggatctttctattcatcaaagaatcctgaaaaaactgttttaaatattaatgatgatgataataataataattgtttctgcattttggatcaaataaatgcaggcttggtgagcctattttatttacattatttatatttttttttatattcatttatttttatgttctttgtttatattaaatgtttattttttaacattttatatatatatatatatatatatatatatatatatatatatatatatacacacacacttattatatatattatttttataatttatattttatttacttatttttttacattttatttaattatatatttttttaaattataatatattttattgattttaaaaaCGCATATTTTTGAATGCTTTTTAAACGTAGATGTAATGTGTATGTAAAACTGCAACTGATGTTGTGTTGGTGAATCAGTGAATGAATCTGTTTTTGATGCAAAAGTTGACCAAATGGCTCCAATTTAATCATAATTACTCGGATGGACTATGAATTGTTAACGTTTCTTCCTGTAGGTAATTTCTGTGTGATAGAGACAGAGGAACAGGTAGTTAATAATATTTTCTTAAGTATATATTATCATCCTGATTCTTGCGTGTGCCGTTGAGAGATGTCACTGTGTCCGTAGGCTGTTGAGTTTGTGGGCCGTCTGGTGTATTTGAGTCTGGACTGGGGTCTGGAGTCGCAGGTGGAGCGTGAGTTAAGCGAGACCTTGGAGATCCTGGTGTGTCAGATGACCAAAGTGAACCTCGGCCACTGTCAGCCCATCCGCAGCATTGCTGACGTCATCCACGTACTGAAATCATTCATCTACTGCATGCACTCAAACACAAACGGAATAAGCCTTTGGTGTGAATGCATTGAAACATGAGTGCTTTAGGGCATTATGTGGTCTGATCCTGGCTTCTGTCAATTGTTTCCCTGACAGGTTTGTAAGGAGCGCCTGTATGATCCGACTGTGGCTGCTAAACACTACAGGAATGTGTGTTCCAGTCTGTTCTCAGACACTGTTGAGTTGTGTCAGTATCTGCAGATCGTTCAGCAGTCCAGGAAGGTGAGGAATTCATTCAATGCATCTGTGCAGTTTTATTATGGAAGTAAATTGGATTATAAATTGATGTTGagttttagggtgtgttcacacttgtaacaatcagtgaatagtttGAGTTTGAATGGGtcatataaataaattaactttatatGTTGCAGaacagcaagttacttaaccCTAAATACATCTCAAAAAcggcaacaaaaaaaaaaccttaattattcatgcccaagtgcatTATGGAAACAACAggatcatgactttgatatttacttaaacaatctttgtaaaaataacaattCCACGAAGTTCACATTTTAaattctacaagcttaaattgagtactaatattgaatttcattaaacatgatctttacttgatatcctaatgatttttgccataaaaaaaattgacccatgcaatgtatttttggctatttctgcaaatatacttgtgctacttaaggctggtttgtaaacaattttttttgttgttagttaatgtagaaattaaatttgtttttctgtatttactTCTCTAcctacggagcccctaaggggacgtcagagtaaaaaaatctaaagtttagtttcatgtgctcacttgaaactttcatgtgctcacgcgaaaaccttcatgtacagaattttttttaaagtttagtttcatgtgctcacttgaaactttcatgtgctcacgcgaaaaccttcatgtacagaattttttttaaagtttagtttcatgtgctcacgtGAAACTTTCACGTGCGcgcgcgatagtttcacgtgctcACGCGAAACTataagtttcacgtgcgcacgcgatagtttcacgtgcgcacgcgaaactatagagaaagtttcacgtgcgcacgcgatagtttcacgtgagcacgcgaaactaaactttatttaatttttgctccacgtccccttaggggctccgtatcTACCAAATAAttatcaggttttttttttaaagcaaaaaatgctttactacttagttttgtcttgtttctagtccaAATacctacaaattcttaaattaagaagtattttctagacgagtaaaaattttacattttattttttcctaaaaAATCATTTAAGACTGATTAGATAATTGGACTGGAAACGAAactaaaaatgtaagaaaatcattttttgcagcgtGTAACATTTTCTGTCTGTATGTGGTGAGTTAGTTTAGTTACTTAGTTATTTTTTTCACCCCTGAGAGCAATTGTACCAGAAAATTGTTTTGATTGTATCAAATATGACTATTGTGAATAGACCTTGAGGTTGTTAAATATATGGTGTTTTTTTAGAActttatatataatgtgtgtgtgtgtgtgtgtgtgtgtgtatatatatatatatatatatatattattttttttttttttttttcttctctctctcttagAGTCTGCAGAAACTATTTGAAATGGAGACCCAACTGGTTGCACAAGTGACCACAGACTGGGTAAGCAGCAGAGCAATCGCCACATCAAAAAGTACACTTTCAAAGATGTAAATTTTCATGTCAGTCCAGAAAAGTAAAAAGTAGATCAAATGATGAATTTCATTTTCACTTTGTGTTCCTGGGGTGTCCTGACAAGGAGTCCCATTAAGTTAAAGATTTAATATTACATTAGGATTGTTTTGCATTGTGACAGTTTTCATGATACGTAAACGCATTGCTCAATcagcaattttttttactttttgttacaTGTGAAATTTTGTTCATATCTCAATTTAGTCTCATTTCTTTGGATTGCATCCTGTTCAAACATGACTAGTTTTTATTAAAACTGACAATAAATACTTGCTGTATATTTAACAACAATGAATACAAACTGTATTTGTCATCTCAtcgtgggaaaaaaaaaaaacttttttacttttaaatttacactgCTCttcaagtttgggatcagtaaaatgtTTAGTgaatttttaaagtcttttctgctcatcaaggctgtgttcatttgattaaaaattcagaaaaacagtaatattgtagaatattattgcaatttaaaatggtggttttctgttttaatatactttaaaatagaatgtattcctgtgatgcaaagcagcttaaggccgcgatcacaccgaacgcgtcttttagttctaaaaacgcgaggcgcacagcactgcctttttttttggtgacttttaataaaagagcgtgctgcgttttttttatgttgctaagcaacgaccaaaacagctgtcctgtcagtcaaatcaaaggattatagcgcgagcactctaaaatcttagttttatgctgttaagtaaactgtcatattagcagaaaccctaaataatacagctccaggttacccacgatagacacaaaaggtttctcctctatttcttgcagtctccggactttttaagcaaccgtaaaattccgtcaccacaacagaaggcccgcctctccattcattcgattggacaatggaaaagaacgcgaatgacgttgggcgtttttccgctcagagttgatttttttttttttttttttttttcaacttcacgcgctcagagcgcttctgcaaaaacacaaggcgcagcaggcggtgaaaacgcgaggcgcctggggcgcataagcagcgcgtagaacgctcactgccaacagaaaaccattcaaaagaggcgcctccaactgcaaaaacgcgctcggtgtgatcgcggcctaacggtgcgttcacactacagcgtcaaatccgcgctcagtgccgctggcaagcATACAACGCCACTGGCTTTGGGGTgtgtctaatttagggctgagcacacctctgaaaaacaatgttcacaccctatttatgttccattgtcttctttcaacggcggttcgaaaactaaactgtagcatataatgaaaacatgcaaagtacatttacttttgcttgactttttcaataatatgtgatttcagctcagtaatccacaagtttcagaaacacgcgtcataatcttgccttgcctactcttcacagcgattggttgtcgccggcgttttgcgctctaaatttgcataaagttgaggaatgcccaaccttttgacgctctcagccgctctcaacgctttctccgcaacgcttccaatcccaaaatgcaccacgcgaccgtttacgctcaacttccacatgaatgaattgaaaacgctcgcttcgccccgctcgctacgtgacagtgtgaacgcaccgtaagaggagacactgcaggctgctgctttttttttttttttttttccttttttttttttttcttttcttttcccatgcacctgtcaagtttgagattttgggctttttggtttttcaaagTGTTtcttcagactagtgaaaagaaaacatccaaaagacagtgttaagtgtttcttatatagcactttatctatttgtgtcaatagacttCAAATACAATCCATCTTTTTAAAGGcctttttctcaaaatgaatttctttctcctacactgagccataaatctccacttcagtagcacttacacacaccaaacttgccatgtctgtatcctgaaggtttttacagagggatttgttcatatgtgaccctggaccacaaaaccagtcttgagtcgctggggtatatttgtagcaatagccaaaaatacattgtatgggtcaaaattattggtttttcttttgtcaaaaatcattatgaaattaagtaaagatcatgttccattaagatttttttttgtaaaattcctactgtaaacctatcaatgtaatttttgatttgtaatatgcattgtcaagaaattaatttggacaactttaaaggtgattttctcagtattttgatttttttgcacccttatattccagattttcaaatagatgtatctcggccaaatattgtcctatcataacaaactatacattaatagaaagcttatttattgagctttcatatgatctatatatctcagttttataaaatttaaccttatgactggttttgtggtccagggtcacatataattagcttgatttttatgaaacattttattcccccaaaaattgtaaaaagGGTTTTCTGTCTgacaaaatgagacccaaaatcCTCTCTGTAAAACGTTTGACTCCATgtcaaaattaaacaagaattttgaaactgacttcatccagtttttagatttttgtactagaaatgcatgcaaattagcacatagtTCATTATATAATTGctcttttgcatatttaaacctaacattttagaaaacttgtaatataaaaatgtttgcaattatcaatgtaatcaactgagtaagtaaggtgagaactgttaatatttttttttttttttttttaaccctatttacctgcagtgtctcgcattaattacttcagtcttcagcggcgcatgatccttcagaaatagcTCTAATAtttatcaattttggaaacagttgtgctgtttaatatttcttTTTGGACCTGTGAAACTTTTTATTGTTCTCTTtgtttgaaaaatgtatttttattcaaggatgtgttaaattgagtGATAGCAAAGACTGATATTGTTAGATTTGTATTTTAGTTATAGTCATGTTTGTTTTGGACTGTAGGTGTCCTCATGGGGGGATCTGGTGGATGAGTTGAGCAGAGGTGTGGTGCTGCGGCCGCTAGCAAAGAGACTGACTGTCAGCAAATGTCTACAGACTGTGGAGATCCCACCGTTCACCCAGCTTCTGCGGGACATCCAGTGCAGACGCTACACCCTACGGAAAGTTCAGGTAAAAATGTTCAGATTGGCTTTGTTCGTGTTTGAATGTTTCGTTTGTTCCTTATGTCAATATTATGCTCTTGTGATTTTCAATGAAGTTTTATTAGTTTGTCTGAATGTGTGGTGTTGCATCTGCAGGATGTAGGAGATGGGCAAAGAAAACCAGACCATCACCAGACTCTTCTAGAGTTCATCCGTTCACGGCCAAAGTTGCGACCGGTGAGACCTTGCATTTGGAAGTCAAGCCAAATTcccaggacaaaaaaaaaaatgtataggtCTTGACTTAAAATTGACACTTTGTGACCATGtcgctgtagtttagaaaattgtAACAAAATATGAAACTAACTCATGAGTTAAACGGTGTTAGAGCAAACTGATCTCGATCATGTCAGATcactttgatagaaaggtgtgTAACAAATCATGGTtgggtcaaagtgtcaaatcacaTTTTTCGTCCTAAATTTATCAATTTTACAGTTCCCATGGGTCATGACATTTTtggaatataatatttaaaaggTCTTTTCCAGACATTTGAAAGTCagggatttttatttttttggtctaAGTCATGGATATCTGggatttgttttttttgctttaaggcgagacactgcaggtgaatagggtaaaaaaacaaaaacaactaatACTTATCACCTTCCTTACCCaattgattacattaataattgcaaacattttttgtattacaagttttctaatgttaggtttaaaaatgcaaatgagcattatataatgaaatatgtgctaatttgcatttctagtacaaaaatctaaacgctgcatgaagtcagtttcaattcTTTTCATTTTTcgacattagagtcaaatgtttttacagaatcTCCTTtggtcactccataattcagaaaatacttggaacagacagaaaacaatatattttcacagtttttggggtaataaaatgtaataaagaaaattatatacgaacaaatccctctgtaaaacatTTAGGATAAAGACAGGAATAAAAAgtttgtgtaagtgctactgaagtggggatttatggctcagtgtaggagaaactcattttaagaaaacggcctttaaaaatgcgtgttgtaattgaaatctattgacgcaaatagataaagtgctataaaagaaacacttaacagtgtcttttggatgttttctttctactagtctgaaaaaacactttatgaaaaaccaaaaatcccaaaatctcaaacttgcatgcttaaatgcagcttcaaagggctctaaacgacagCAGTTGAGGAAGAAGtgacttatctagtgaaacaatcggttattttttttaaacaaattgacaatttatatactttttaccctcAAATACTCATGTCTAAAatctaactgtattgacccggattacgcAGACACGtgaacaagacgagcatttgaggttaaagtatataaattgttaatttgcttcgaaaataaccgattgtttcgctagataagacccttcttcgtcggctgggatcatttagagccctttgaagctgcatttaaactgcgttttggaagttcaaactcgggggcaccatagaagtccattatatgaagagaaatcctgaaatgttttcctcaaaacaatttctttaagaccaaagaaagacatgaacatcttggatgagggtgagtatattatctgcaactttttgttctgaaagtgaactaatcctttaaacccTGAAAGCATAAACAAATTTATTTCTGTAGAGAAAAATGTCAACGTGCATTTAACCGGTAAAagcaagaaggaaaaaaaaaaaaagtggatgtgttttgtactaaaaatgtctgtgaacaaGCAATTAAAGCTTGCAAAGAGATGGATCCATTCATTATAGgtcatggaaattcagcttttcagGTAATTGTACATTTGGCTTGGAGTGGGAACCCTAAatttatgaagaatttttgggtataatatgtcaaagtttgctttattttgctatcctcacttacataaatgaactatagtgtcctgcacccactgatatatatatatatatatatatatatttatttatatttaaaaggtGTCACAAACCTCTTTCCTCCAGCCACCTGTCATATAAAGACACTGTCTGATCATTCAAGTGAAAGTTTAGCAGGATCATATTTCTCAACTAACAGGTTTTGCCTTCCGTTCCTATAGATTTCTTCTTGTTTTCCTCTTCCTTAGGTGTCAGAGCGTAAGATAGGCCTAAAGCCCAAACAGAAGAGCAGTCTGCATGAGTTGCTGATGGAGGAGATTCGCTCGACGGACCACTGCAAACGTCTGGCACACAGCCCAGAGCCAAACTGTAAACATACAGAAACCATTTAGTCCACAGTTTTAAGCTTTAATGTGActttgttcacaaagaagtggtgaatttatttaatgactttttttctttaaacagcAGATGGCTTGACCAGAAAAGAAGGGTCTTTAGCTTCATTAATGAAGTCGGCTGCTCACAGGATACGTTCAGAAGTACGGGTCCTCTTCAGATTTATAGCAGCACTTAAACAAATCCAGTAGAGTCTACAGATTTTTGCAGTTTATAATGGTTTTTCCCGACTGTGCAGGAAGCTGTTGGTTCAGGAAATGATGCGCAGGATGACAGCTTCTCAGGTCAGATCTGGATTTTTGGTATTTGGAAAAATGTAAATGAGGAAACCTAACAAGAAGAAGTGTCTGTTACATTGACTTCCAAATAAACTTAAATCTATAATGCACATCAGTGCATGAATAAACAAGTAATGGAGTAGTGAGAATTTAGATATTAACCAgttaatttaattgaaaaaagTGTCAATAGGGTTGTTTCCTAAGATTTAtcaaaatgcaaataaattaaatttaaaggcGTTTCTTTAAATGTTGTGGGATTTTCTTACAACATGGATGTATGTATCTTAGTTTCTTGTTTTAACGTGTCGCACAATCTCTTCTAGATTTCAGACTCTGCACAGGAAAGCGCCGGACCAGATCTTTTGCTTGCAACAGGGATCTCTTCAAAGTGGTGTGTCACTTCATGTCTTGATTGTTCTGCTACAAAAAATGAAACTCCGATTACTtggttacaatattgcgttactcccttaaAGCGATTACGTTActtcatggaaagtaatgctttaaaatctttttttagggagtaacgcaatattgtaatgcagtattgtaacgcattactttccataaagttactaagtaacgtaattggtaaatttttagagagtaacgtaatattgtaaagcattacttggttattttattgaaagtaatgcgttacaatattacgttactctctaaaaaattTACCAATTACGTTACATGGTTacttgtaacacattactttccataaaataaCCAAGTAATGTAATTGGTTACTGTTTTAGGGAGTAAcgtaatattgtaatgcattactttccatgaagtaaccaagtaacgtaattggtAAAATTTGTAGAGAGTAACGTaatattgtaaagcattacttggttattttatggaaagtaatgtaattggttatttattttttttagtgagtaacgcaatattgtaatgcattactttccatgaagtaaccaagtaacgtaattggtaatttttttttttttttttttatagagagTAACGTAATATTGTATAGCATTACTAGGTTATTTTATTgaaagtaatgctttacaatattACTCTCTAAAAAATTTACCACTTACGTAACATAAtcgctgcttttttttttttttttagagagtaacgtaatattgtaatgcattactttccatgaagtaaccaagtaacgtaattggtAAAATTTGTAGAGAGTAACGTaatattgtaaagcattactttccatgaagtaaccaagtaacgtaattggtAAAATTTGTAGAGAGTAACGTaatattgtaaagcattactttccatgaagtaaccaagtaacgtaattggtaatttttttttttttttttttttttttttttttttttttatagagagtaacgtaatattgtaatgcattactttccatgaagtaaccaagtaacgtaattggtAAAATTTGTAGAGAGTAACGTaatattgtaaagcattacttggttattttatggaaagtaatgtaattggttaattttttttttttttagtgagtaacgcaatattgtaatgcattactttccatgaagTAACGTaattggtaatttttttttttttttttttatagagagTAACGTAATATTGTATAGCATTACTAGGTTATTTTATTgaaagtaatgctttacaatattACTCTCTAAAAAATTTACCACTTACGTAACATAAtcgctgctttttttttttttttagagagtaacgtaatattgtaatgcattactttccatgaagtaaccaagtaacgtaattggtAAAATTTGTAGAGAGTAACGTaatattgtaaagcattactttccatgaagtaaccaagtaacgtaattggtAAAATTTGTAGAGAGTAACGTaatattgtaaagcattacttggttattttatggaaagtaatgtaattaatttttttttttagtgagtaacgcaatattgtaatgcattactttccatgaagtaaccaagtaacgtaattggtAAAATTTGTAGAGAGTAACGTaatattgtaaagcattactttccatgaagtaaccaagtaacgtaattggtAAAATTTGTAGAGAGTAACGTaatattgtaaagcattactttccatgaagtaaccaagtaacgtaattggtAAAATTTGTAGAGAGTAACGTaatattgtaaagcattacttggttattttatggaaagtaatgtaattggttaattttttttttagtgagtaacgcaatattgtaatgcattactttccatgaagtaaccaagtaacgtaattggtaattttttttttttttttttttaatagagagTAACGTAATATTGTATAGCATTACTAGGTT
This window encodes:
- the LOC141290528 gene encoding protein spire homolog 1, coding for MMQLALYDMNTGQRCSHDQMSLAEMLEVQDHPVSEEQAWALCFQLCSILSHRSGEQTWKTVVSSAADAVMFSRDGSVSLRPMNGTSGNFCVIETEEQAVEFVGRLVYLSLDWGLESQVERELSETLEILVCQMTKVNLGHCQPIRSIADVIHVCKERLYDPTVAAKHYRNVCSSLFSDTVELCQYLQIVQQSRKSLQKLFEMETQLVAQVTTDWVSSWGDLVDELSRGVVLRPLAKRLTVSKCLQTVEIPPFTQLLRDIQCRRYTLRKVQDVGDGQRKPDHHQTLLEFIRSRPKLRPVSERKIGLKPKQKSSLHELLMEEIRSTDHCKRLAHSPEPNSDGLTRKEGSLASLMKSAAHRIRSEEAVGSGNDAQDDSFSDFRLCTGKRRTRSFACNRDLFKVVKSSNKGSVLTTIVDVMKMHTSEEKGDVTDMSCERYHDWRVCSCCAMRSLYFTWHNTCSLCRRVVCPRCCIEMRLPSKRCVNLPLSFFKQIVMKDCEQSQRNFWNERWSWNSAWIPLVLVSCGSSSTSAHTLAMRDWYSQDICVCCQKDLLQACDSILSRCPITDSQEI